The proteins below are encoded in one region of Manis javanica isolate MJ-LG chromosome 8, MJ_LKY, whole genome shotgun sequence:
- the SRSF5 gene encoding serine/arginine-rich splicing factor 5 isoform X1 yields MSGCRVFIGRLNPAAREKDVERFFKGYGRIRDIDLKRGFGFVEFEDPRDADDAVYELDGKELCSERVTIEHARARSRGGRGRGRYSDRFSSRRPRNDRRNAPPVRTENRLIVENLSSRVSWQDLKDFMRQAGEVTFADAHRPKLNEGVVEFASYGDLKNAIEKLSGKEINGRKIKLIEGSKRHSRSRSRSRSRTRSSSRSRSRSRSRSRKSYSRSRSRSRSRSKSRSVSRSPAPEKSQKRGSSSRSKSPASVDRQRSRSRSRSRSRSRSVDSGN; encoded by the exons ATGAGTGGCTGTCGAGTATTCATCGGGAGGCTAAATCCAGCGGCCAGGGAGAAAGACGTGGAAAGGTTCTTCAAGGGGTATGGACGAATAAGAGACATTGATCTGAAGAGAGGCTTTGGTTTTGTG GAATTTGAGGATCCCCGGGATGCAGATGATGCTGTATATGAACTTGATGGAAAAGAACTCTGCAGTGAAAG GGTTACTATTGAACATGCTAGGGCTCGATCTAGAGGTGGAAGAGGTAGAGGACGCTACTCTGACCGTTTTAGTAGTCGCAGACCTCGAAATGATAGACG aaatgcTCCACCTGTAAGAACAGAAAATCGACTTATAGTTGAGAATTTATCTTCAAGAGTCAGCTGGCAG GATCTCAAAGATTTCATGAGACAAGCTGGGGAAGTAACCTTTGCAGATGCACATCGACCTAAATTAAATGAAGG GGTGGTTGAGTTTGCCTCTTATGGTGATTTAAAGAATGCTATTGAAAAACTTTCCggaaaggaaataaatgggagaaaaattaagttaATTGAAGGAAGCAAAAGGCACAG tAGGTCACGAAGCAGGTCTCGTTCCCGGACCAGGAGTTCCTCTAGGTCTCGTAGCCGATCTCGTTCCCGGAGTCGCAAATCTTACAGCCGGTCCAGGAGCCGGAGCAGGAGCAGGAGCAAGTCTCGTTCTGTTAGTAGGTCTCCTGCGCCTGAGAAGAGCCAGAAACGTGGTTCTTCAAGTAGATCTAAGTCTCCAGCATCTGTGGATCGCCAGAGGTCCCGGTCCCGGTCCCGGTCCCGGTCGAGGTCCAGATCAGTTGACAGTGGCAATTAA
- the SRSF5 gene encoding serine/arginine-rich splicing factor 5 isoform X2, whose translation MSGCRVFIGRLNPAAREKDVERFFKGYGRIRDIDLKRGFGFVEFEDPRDADDAVYELDGKELCSERVTIEHARARSRGGRGRGRYSDRFSSRRPRNDRRNAPPVRTENRLIVENLSSRVSWQDLKDFMRQAGEVTFADAHRPKLNEGVVEFASYGDLKNAIEKLSGKEINGRKIKLIEGSKRHRSRSRSRSRTRSSSRSRSRSRSRSRKSYSRSRSRSRSRSKSRSVSRSPAPEKSQKRGSSSRSKSPASVDRQRSRSRSRSRSRSRSVDSGN comes from the exons ATGAGTGGCTGTCGAGTATTCATCGGGAGGCTAAATCCAGCGGCCAGGGAGAAAGACGTGGAAAGGTTCTTCAAGGGGTATGGACGAATAAGAGACATTGATCTGAAGAGAGGCTTTGGTTTTGTG GAATTTGAGGATCCCCGGGATGCAGATGATGCTGTATATGAACTTGATGGAAAAGAACTCTGCAGTGAAAG GGTTACTATTGAACATGCTAGGGCTCGATCTAGAGGTGGAAGAGGTAGAGGACGCTACTCTGACCGTTTTAGTAGTCGCAGACCTCGAAATGATAGACG aaatgcTCCACCTGTAAGAACAGAAAATCGACTTATAGTTGAGAATTTATCTTCAAGAGTCAGCTGGCAG GATCTCAAAGATTTCATGAGACAAGCTGGGGAAGTAACCTTTGCAGATGCACATCGACCTAAATTAAATGAAGG GGTGGTTGAGTTTGCCTCTTATGGTGATTTAAAGAATGCTATTGAAAAACTTTCCggaaaggaaataaatgggagaaaaattaagttaATTGAAGGAAGCAAAAGGCACAG GTCACGAAGCAGGTCTCGTTCCCGGACCAGGAGTTCCTCTAGGTCTCGTAGCCGATCTCGTTCCCGGAGTCGCAAATCTTACAGCCGGTCCAGGAGCCGGAGCAGGAGCAGGAGCAAGTCTCGTTCTGTTAGTAGGTCTCCTGCGCCTGAGAAGAGCCAGAAACGTGGTTCTTCAAGTAGATCTAAGTCTCCAGCATCTGTGGATCGCCAGAGGTCCCGGTCCCGGTCCCGGTCCCGGTCGAGGTCCAGATCAGTTGACAGTGGCAATTAA